A section of the Paenibacillus aurantius genome encodes:
- a CDS encoding helix-turn-helix domain-containing protein: MTTIRFTVMPPPEALIQDVECIRLASHSGYQPLEVKVCPGGYPGLVFQLAADRKAAIESIAIRSGQTSDIPLLFLHGQGSQPSIMRFRGAPYTTIQVVFKPHALYSVFGWDASLFNQALSPPDGFGALDLQNQLEEQSSDEERINRLLHFLMVTKQQYGKQDELIERTLGYIREEIASVSVKELIAAFSISERQFQKRFLRAVGMTPQLFIRIRRVNEALRMMHSGEYERLSDVAYALNYYDQSHFIREMKSFSWVSPKHMTMRVSEFHSDLAGSSYL, translated from the coding sequence ATGACTACCATTCGGTTTACCGTTATGCCCCCTCCTGAGGCATTGATCCAGGATGTGGAGTGCATACGCCTGGCGAGCCATTCGGGCTATCAGCCGCTGGAGGTTAAGGTGTGTCCGGGCGGGTACCCGGGCCTCGTTTTCCAGCTTGCCGCCGACCGCAAAGCCGCCATTGAGAGCATAGCCATTCGGTCCGGCCAGACTTCCGATATCCCTCTATTGTTCCTTCATGGGCAAGGCTCACAACCAAGCATTATGCGTTTCAGGGGTGCTCCTTACACGACGATTCAAGTGGTGTTCAAGCCTCATGCCCTTTATTCCGTGTTCGGATGGGATGCCAGCCTCTTCAATCAGGCGCTTTCGCCACCCGATGGGTTTGGGGCACTGGACCTCCAAAATCAGCTCGAGGAGCAGTCTTCCGATGAAGAGCGAATAAACCGGCTTCTTCATTTTCTGATGGTGACCAAGCAGCAATACGGCAAGCAGGATGAGCTTATCGAACGGACACTTGGTTATATTCGAGAAGAGATCGCCTCCGTTTCGGTGAAAGAGCTGATAGCTGCTTTTTCCATTTCCGAACGCCAGTTTCAGAAGCGGTTTCTCCGCGCGGTGGGGATGACACCTCAGTTGTTCATAAGAATAAGAAGGGTCAATGAAGCTTTGCGAATGATGCATTCCGGGGAGTATGAGAGATTGTCGGACGTTGCCTATGCCCTGAATTATTACGATCAATCTCATTTTATCCGCGAGATGAAGTCCTTCTC
- a CDS encoding LysR family transcriptional regulator, translated as MEIRQMRYFLEVAKREHVTEAANALHVAQSSVSRQLAHLESELGVDLFNRRGRKVKLTPIGKILLERVEQVMNMIQEAEQEVKEYLDPEKGVVRIAFPISLAAHVLPTAIYAFRKKYPEAKFQMRQALYHDLIEGVINGEFNLAMIAPLPEEENKIIPKHLFTEKVVALLPIHHRLAKRTSIQLSEMKEDSFVTLPEGTIFREIVLKACGEIGFVPHIAFEGDDIDALKGLVSAGLGVALMPEVTLVDNIPHSTVKIPLVDPPVTRTIGVICPTNRKLLPTEQLFYQFLSDFYSPV; from the coding sequence TTGGAAATTAGACAGATGCGCTACTTTTTGGAGGTTGCCAAGAGAGAACATGTGACGGAAGCGGCCAATGCCCTTCATGTGGCCCAATCCTCGGTCAGCCGCCAGCTGGCTCACTTGGAAAGCGAGCTGGGTGTTGATCTTTTCAACCGCAGAGGACGGAAAGTAAAGCTAACGCCGATCGGTAAGATTCTCCTGGAGCGGGTGGAGCAGGTGATGAACATGATTCAGGAGGCGGAACAGGAAGTAAAAGAATACTTGGATCCGGAAAAGGGAGTCGTCCGTATTGCGTTTCCCATCAGCTTGGCCGCCCATGTGTTACCAACCGCTATCTATGCCTTCCGCAAAAAATACCCGGAAGCCAAGTTTCAGATGAGACAAGCTCTTTACCATGATTTGATTGAAGGCGTGATCAATGGGGAATTTAACCTGGCCATGATTGCCCCGTTACCCGAAGAAGAAAATAAGATTATTCCCAAACATCTGTTTACCGAAAAGGTGGTAGCGCTTCTGCCGATCCATCATCGTCTCGCCAAACGCACCAGCATTCAGCTGTCCGAGATGAAGGAGGATTCCTTCGTGACGCTGCCGGAAGGAACGATATTTCGGGAAATCGTGTTAAAGGCTTGCGGGGAAATCGGATTCGTTCCGCATATTGCCTTCGAAGGGGACGATATCGATGCCTTGAAAGGGCTGGTCTCGGCCGGGCTTGGAGTCGCGTTAATGCCCGAGGTCACCTTGGTGGACAACATTCCGCACTCCACCGTCAAAATTCCATTGGTGGATCCCCCGGTAACCCGTACGATAGGGGTCATTTGTCCGACCAACCGCAAGCTGCTTCCCACGGAACAATTGTTTTATCAATTTCTTTCGGACTTTTATTCGCCAGTATGA
- the gdhA gene encoding NADP-specific glutamate dehydrogenase, with protein MSLVQEVEQAHTQHAQEYVNALFETVVKRNPGEVEFHQAVKEVFLSLIPVLAQNPAYIKLAVLDRLVEPDRLISFRVPWLDDQGRVQVNRGFRVQFSNAIGPYKGGLRFHPSVNASIVKFLGFEQIFKNSLTGQAIGGGKGGSDFDPKGKSDMEIMRFCQSFMTELSKHIGADTDVPAGDIGVGAREIGYMFGQYKKLVGAYEAGVLTGKGIGYGGSLVRKEATGYGAVYFVDQMLRHKGLSFEGSTVVVSGSGNVSIYAIEKAMQLGAKVVACSDSSGYLYHRDGLNLSTIKRLKEVENKRCEDYVLEHPDALYVEGCSGIWTIPCDIALPCATQNEIDKASAELLVRNGVKAVGEGANMPSTLEAVDVFLENKVLFAPAKAANAGGVSVSALEMAQNSARLSWTMEEVDAKLQQIMNNIYKECMDASEAYGIPGNLVIGANIAGFVKVADAMLAQGI; from the coding sequence TTGAGTTTGGTACAGGAAGTAGAGCAAGCGCATACCCAGCATGCCCAAGAATACGTCAATGCTTTATTCGAAACCGTTGTAAAACGCAATCCGGGCGAAGTGGAATTTCATCAAGCCGTTAAAGAAGTCTTCCTCTCGTTGATTCCTGTTCTCGCTCAAAACCCAGCCTACATCAAGCTTGCCGTTCTGGACCGTTTGGTCGAGCCCGACCGGCTCATTTCCTTCCGGGTTCCTTGGCTGGATGACCAGGGACGGGTACAAGTAAACCGCGGCTTCCGCGTTCAATTCAGCAATGCCATCGGCCCCTATAAGGGAGGATTAAGATTTCACCCTTCCGTAAACGCCAGTATCGTCAAATTCCTGGGATTTGAACAAATTTTCAAAAACTCGTTAACGGGCCAGGCGATCGGCGGGGGCAAAGGCGGCTCCGATTTTGATCCCAAAGGAAAATCCGATATGGAAATTATGCGCTTCTGCCAAAGCTTTATGACCGAGCTGAGCAAACATATCGGAGCGGATACGGATGTTCCCGCGGGCGATATCGGAGTAGGCGCAAGAGAAATCGGCTATATGTTCGGGCAGTACAAAAAGCTCGTCGGTGCCTATGAGGCAGGAGTTCTGACGGGAAAAGGCATCGGTTACGGGGGTAGCCTTGTCCGAAAAGAGGCCACCGGCTATGGAGCGGTTTACTTTGTAGACCAGATGCTCCGGCATAAAGGATTAAGCTTTGAGGGAAGCACGGTCGTCGTATCGGGTTCGGGGAACGTTTCGATTTATGCTATCGAAAAAGCGATGCAGTTAGGTGCGAAGGTAGTGGCCTGCAGCGATTCCAGCGGCTATCTGTATCACCGGGATGGCCTTAATCTATCGACGATCAAACGTTTAAAGGAAGTCGAAAACAAAAGATGCGAGGACTATGTGCTTGAGCATCCCGATGCCCTCTATGTAGAAGGCTGCTCCGGCATCTGGACGATTCCTTGCGATATCGCCTTGCCGTGCGCCACCCAGAACGAAATCGACAAAGCCTCCGCCGAGCTGCTTGTCCGAAATGGAGTAAAAGCCGTTGGCGAAGGGGCCAACATGCCTTCCACTCTGGAAGCGGTAGATGTCTTCTTGGAGAATAAGGTGCTGTTTGCTCCTGCGAAGGCGGCCAATGCAGGCGGGGTATCCGTTTCCGCATTGGAAATGGCCCAAAATAGCGCAAGGCTGTCTTGGACCATGGAAGAAGTCGATGCTAAGCTTCAACAGATCATGAACAATATTTATAAGGAATGCATGGATGCCTCGGAAGCCTACGGCATTCCGGGGAACCTCGTGATCGGCGCCAACATTGCAGGGTTCGTCAAGGTTGCCGATGCCATGCTCGCCCAAGGCATCTAA
- the nrdR gene encoding transcriptional regulator NrdR: MKCPYCDHNGTKVLDSRSANENKSIRRRRECEKCARRFTTFEMVEETPLMVIKKDGSREEFSRDKILRGLIRACEKRPVSIEAMEAMVSEVEQQIRNTAHAEVESRQIGELLMEQLYPIDEVAYVRFASVYRQFKDINMFMKELTQILVKNQEEGPKNG, from the coding sequence ATGAAATGCCCCTATTGTGACCACAATGGAACGAAGGTTCTCGATTCCCGGTCCGCGAACGAGAACAAGTCGATCCGCCGCCGGCGGGAATGCGAGAAGTGCGCCCGACGGTTTACCACCTTCGAGATGGTGGAGGAAACTCCCCTTATGGTGATCAAAAAAGACGGAAGCCGCGAGGAATTCTCCCGCGATAAAATCCTTCGCGGCCTGATTCGGGCGTGCGAGAAGCGTCCGGTCTCGATAGAAGCGATGGAAGCCATGGTGTCGGAGGTCGAACAGCAGATCCGCAATACCGCTCATGCGGAAGTCGAGAGCCGGCAGATCGGGGAGCTTCTGATGGAGCAGCTTTATCCCATCGATGAGGTAGCGTACGTTCGGTTTGCTTCCGTTTACCGCCAGTTCAAGGACATCAACATGTTCATGAAGGAGCTTACCCAGATCCTGGTCAAGAACCAGGAGGAAGGGCCGAAAAATGGATAG
- a CDS encoding alpha/beta-type small acid-soluble spore protein, with protein sequence MGQGQSSNSNVLVVPQANQALEQLKYEVAQELGIQIPQDGYYGNMATRDTGAIGGHITRRLVQIAEQQLAGQFGGNR encoded by the coding sequence ATGGGACAAGGACAATCCAGCAACAGCAACGTATTGGTAGTTCCTCAAGCTAACCAAGCTTTGGAACAACTGAAATACGAAGTAGCTCAAGAACTGGGAATTCAAATTCCTCAAGACGGTTACTACGGTAACATGGCTACTCGTGACACTGGTGCGATCGGGGGACACATCACCCGCCGCCTGGTGCAAATCGCCGAACAACAACTGGCTGGTCAATTCGGCGGCAACCGCTAA